The following DNA comes from Acidimicrobiales bacterium.
CTTCGCCGACGTCGCCGGCATCGAAGAGGCCAAGTTCGAGCTCGAGGAGATCGTTGATTTCCTCAAGAACCCCGAGAAGTACCAGCGCCTCGGCGGCAGCATCCCCAAGGGCGTCCTGCTCGTCGGCCCGCCCGGCACCGGCAAGACGCTGATCGCCCGCGCGGTCGCCGGCGAGGCCGGCGTGCCGTTCGTGTCGGTCACCGGCTCGGATTTCATGGAGATGTTCGTCGGCGTCGGCGCCAGCCGGGTGCGCGACCTCTTCCAGAGCGCCCGCAAGCTGGGCCGAGCGATCATCTTCGTGGACGAGATCGACTCGATCGGCCGCAAGCGGGGCGCCGGCCTCGGCGGCGGCCACGACGAGCGGGAGCAGACGCTCAACCAGATGCTCTCCGAGATGGACGGCTTCGAGGCCACCGAGGGCATCGTGATGATGGCGGCCACCAACCGGCCCGACATCCTCGACCCCGCCCTGCTGCGCCCCGGGCGGTTCGACCGCCAGGTGGTGGTGCCCCTGCCCGAGCAGATCGAGCGCCTGGCCATCCTGCGGGTCCACACCAAGGGCAAGCGGTTGTCGCCCGACCTCGACTTCAACGTGATCTCCCGGGGCACGCCGGGCATGAGCGGGGCCGAGCTGTCCAACCTGGTCAACGAGGCCGCCCTGCACGCCGTGCGCCAGGGCCGCCAGGAGATCGGCAACGAGGACTTCGAGTACGCCCGCGACCGGGTGCTTATGGGGGCCCGGCGGGAGTCGATGGCCCTGTCCGACGCCGAGAAGGAGCTCACCGCCTACCACGAGGCCGGCCACGCCGTGTGCGCCGTGGTGCTCGAGCACGCCGACCCGCTGCACAAGGTCACCATCCTCCCCATCGGCATGGCCCTGGGCGTCACCCAGCAGCTCCCGGTGGAGGACCGCCACAGCTACAGCCAGCACTACCTGGAGGACTCCATCGTGGTGGCCATGGGCGGCCGGGTGGCCGAGCAGCTGGTGTTCGGGGTGATGACCACCGGGGCCGGCAACGACCTGGAGGTCAGCACCAACCGGGCCCGGCGGATGGTCACCGAGTGGGGCATGA
Coding sequences within:
- the ftsH gene encoding ATP-dependent zinc metalloprotease FtsH, with product FADVAGIEEAKFELEEIVDFLKNPEKYQRLGGSIPKGVLLVGPPGTGKTLIARAVAGEAGVPFVSVTGSDFMEMFVGVGASRVRDLFQSARKLGRAIIFVDEIDSIGRKRGAGLGGGHDEREQTLNQMLSEMDGFEATEGIVMMAATNRPDILDPALLRPGRFDRQVVVPLPEQIERLAILRVHTKGKRLSPDLDFNVISRGTPGMSGAELSNLVNEAALHAVRQGRQEIGNEDFEYARDRVLMGARRESMALSDAEKELTAYHEAGHAVCAVVLEHADPLHKVTILPIGMALGVTQQLPVEDRHSYSQHYLEDSIVVAMGGRVAEQLVFGVMTTGAGNDLEVSTNRARRMVTEWGMSPKVGPQAWGSHGQVFLGEDLMGSRDSFSASTAGVIDQEVERILREAEERCRTVLTENRAGLNMVARSLLEHETVDGATVERLVRMGREDAPAPRESTPVD